CACCAAAAAACAGAAACCATCAGTCTAAATGGTCAACTTCTCcctatcttgaaaaaaaaaatactgatacATACACAAACATACAAGTTCAGTTCATACAGCTTCAGTTTATCCTTCAGTTTTCATTTGTATCCTCTTTACGATCTGTTTTTCGGTCATATGTTCTGGATCAGTCAACTGTCATGGGTTGAGTCATGCAACACCTGAAACGTGCCTTGCGCACACTAGTCATGATCTCAGTTTCAGCATTCTCAAGCATCCTGACAATCTCAGTGAAGGGGGGGCGGACTTCAGGATTGGTGTCCCAGCAGCGGGTCATGATGTCACTCAGTACAGGCAGACAATCATTTGGGATAACTGGCCTCACTCCCTTGTTCACCACTGCAAATGCAGCCTGCACTGCTGTCATGTTCTGGAAGGGGAGCAAACCTGTTATGAGCTCCCAAAGGACAATCCCAAAACTATACACATCCACCTTCTGCGTATAGGGCCTATGCTGAATCATCTCTCTGTACAAATGGGCAAGTCAAACACATAAGAGAACAGTAACAAACACAACCTGTTGTCAAGAATTGACATAAGTTTGCAGATTCATAAAAACAGCTATTCAGAAAAActcatatatatttgatatttgatagaACTAAGAATATAAAGCTTACTGTAGTGCAACAAACGAACACAATAATTGATTCCCTAGAGCATGCATCAAACTCCAATTAATAATCATTGGATTCCCTTCCAGAAAAATACATTTAAGCACAGGCAAGAACTTCCATGTACACAAACATAAACCTCTGTTATGGAAGATAATCCGTTTCattgagaaaacaaataagTTAACAAGTTTTTTCTTGGAGCAAGCATGTCTATCAGCAAAACCATATTATATGATAGTATGATAGTTTATGAAAAGCATGGCCTTAAAATAGCGATGTGCTGAATAAACAGGTAaaggttttgatttatttatttggttacaCGTGATCCCATGTTCCCAAGGAAGATATAAATGATATGATATTTCAAACCTACAACAAACCCCACCTCTCTAAGTAATGCCATCAAATGAAAAAGAGATGACAtcatttaacaaaaaacaaatattaaaacaacatcattcaattaatttaaaaaaaaatgctgaaGAAAGTCTGGTGTGTCCCAAAAAAGGAACCAAACTTAAATGagcaattatttatttacacaTTTGAATGCTGCTTATATTCAAAGATTTAGGTCTAGCTTGTTTAGCCAGATGCAAATCAGAATTCTAAAAATGACCATTCCTTATAAAGAAATCAAGCCCCATTACGTAATCCTTGCCACATGACTTGTTAAGTCTAAACTGATTTGCAAGTTCTAACCAACATCAAAAGGGGGTAGAATTAGGAGAGGGATGAAAAATCTAGGAAAACATTTGGGAAGACAAGTGAAAGATAGAGCTCTTCTTAAGGTATTTATCCCTTTTACAACACAATCACACCTTACAAATGTCTAAAACAAGTTACTCCATTGAGAGACACTATGAACGTTCACTAGAAGTTCTCGCGGCACAGTCAAGATGTGAAAAGTGGAGCTGCCTTTTAAGTACTAAAGTTAAACTGTATTTAGTGGGAAAAACAACAGAGAGAGAAAACAGGGAAAAAGACACCAGTTGCTAGTTCTTCCATCCTAAGGGAAAAATAGCATAGCACTTCAAAGGACAATGCCATAGAATCCAAATACTCTAAAGGAAACCTTCCCACATGATAAACATGTATATTGCTTCATTTGCCACCATCAGTCTCCATCTATGGAACTAAAAACAGTTGGGATATAAATCATtgaattgatttgtaaaaagGGACATCCATGCAAGGCAAGTTATACACAGACACACAACACACCATGCACAAGAACGAAAAGGGAAGAAATTCTCAACTTTCTAAAATGTCTCCCTCATTTATTATTGGTGTTTCATTCCTTTATTTAAACAACAACCACACACATTGAGGAAAATAACAACCATTtcttaaaaaacttataattactACCATTCCATGTGAGATCTGTTAATCAcatggtaaaagaaaaaaaattaacattgtaAAACACATCAATCCAATTAGGAAAAAAAGTTCAACACATGTATGCATGACAACCATAAAGTAACACAGAAAGAAAACTCAATGCGTAAAATTTTTTGAGACTTACGGAGCCATCCAACGATATGTCCCAGTTTCCGGTGTCATCCCCTCAGTCTGCACCTCAATCCGTGCAACACCAAAATCAGCgatttttatagatttatcGGCCGAAATCAGAAGGTTATCTGATTTCAAATCGCGATGTATAAATCCAAGTCCATGAACATATGCCATTCCCCTTGCGACATCTAATGCTTGCTTGACTGCCAATTTCAATGGCACTGCACGATTCTGCCTCCTTGTTAGAAACTGCCTAACTGACCCTCCCTTTGCATATTCGGTCACAATACACCAAACCATGGGCTTACGGCAGCCCCCAATAAATCGCACGATGTTTGGGTGCTTTAAATTTGCAAGCATCATAACTTCCTGCTGGAACTGCTGCTCCATCAATTGTGCCTTCTCTGGGCTATTTTCTGGCCTCTCTAATATCTTAATTGCAACATCCTCCCCATTATATGTTCCTCTATATAACTTTCCAAAAGCACCTTGGGCAAAGGCTGTACCCATATTGAGTTTTCTCAAATCAATTGTCCATTCATCATAATTCTGCAGCCCCTCAGTTGGGTACTTAGGATCCATCAATGCTTGAGCTAACGCATCATCATTTAGTGCATGGGTGACCTTCCCCGGACGAAACACACTCTGTCCCACCGAGACACTGTAGTTGTGGTGATTGACAGGTTTTAAACCTGGATGGCTTAAGATGTGGGTTAAAGAATCACTGGATCCCACACTACTATTATCCACTGACATTGAGACAGATCCACCCGCATTGCTTGTTTGTAAACTGTCGATAGACATGTTGGTGCCTTCACCAAGTTTTTGGTAAAACCCTTGTGTGAAATCATAGTAGTTGTTCTCATTGTTGGTATTTCCTCCTATGATTCCAGTAAATTTGGGCCCTTCCACCATTTTTCCAATCATGAATACTAGTTAAAATGAAATCAACAAGACCCAAATCTTCTTAACCAAAATTAGTCACACTCATTAGATGGTGCAGTATCTCCAGATGGGACCTAGAAACAAACACAAATGAAAACTTTTAAGCTACAATCAACATCAAACCACAACTCCATTTGACTTTGACAGGTGTTGCATTCACTAATTTTCTTAGTATTTGTTGAAACGCACAATTAATGTGAGACACGAACGCAATAGAACATAAAAGGACAGAAATCTGTAAAAAAGCTAATCTTCTAGTGATGATTAGGAAGCTgataaaaggaaacaaattgaCACATAACAGCCAAATCGTTAACTAATCCTCCCCACAGAACAAGACCGATTTAGGAACCTGTTTGGGGGCAAATTGCCTTAACTGATTATACCAGAAAGCAAATATAgaaacattataaaaagaaatttacatCTCTGAAGTGAAAAAGACATGCCTTTGCAATGATTGTATGAATTATCGAAACCTGAAACTCCTCAAAGAGATTCAGTCATCCAGATCCTAGACTCTCCATCTGTGATAAAAACACCATAACTGTTAACAAAAACACACAAAGACACAGGCTTTTTACATGACAAGACcctcaaaatcaaaacccatcAAGCCATTGAAACAACTAATTGAGAAAGACTAGGACGGCAgaagattgagctgaaatttgaCAAATTCAACTTGTAAAGACTaaatttgacaaattcaaaGCTTAGAgctttatgaaatgaaaaggaGGGTCTGACAGATATTAGATCAGGTAATtagaaataaatcatgaaaagagcatcaataaagataaaagaaaaggtaataGAAATGGTTGCATACCTATCACCTACCTGATGGTTACTAGTTTTTagtgaaaggaagaagaagggatcaacagcagcagcaacaatgtCTGAATTCAATTCTCCAGCTactttttactataaaaaatcacaaagtagaggaggaggaggaggaggaggaggaggaggagatgttTAGATGATGAACAACAACAGCTACAGATACATagatagatagagagagagagagagagagagagagagagagagagagagagagagaccagtCTTCTCTTTGCATTTACTTTCAAAGTctcagtttttatttatttatttatattttgttttttattatttttacaaggacataaatgtctttgaaaattaaattactttactgtcattcttttgttttttgtttaatagtCTAATCTAACAACAGATGGTTATGGGCCATGAAACACACTTATTTCCAAGTTCTCCATTTGAGTCATAATCCTTTGAATTctcacaatttttatttaatatatgttgTCAATTGGCACTACTGGAATTTCAAATTTGCAATACGAGGAGGAACTAGGAAGATAGCAGCAGCttaagcttttaaacaaagttTATTACATCGTGTTTGGGTGCGGAATGCtccaactttctttttttccttcaattataatttatagtaaTATTTGGTTCCGTGCAGTGtgatgtttttgaattgaaaatatattaaaataatatattatatttatttttaatattaatatattaaaattatttaaaaatactaatttaatgctttttaagataaaaaaaatacttttaaaaaacatgttgaaatataaaaacagagacttaaatataattttttaaaccagaattataaaatctaccataatacaaaattaaagcCATTTTAAACTAGGAATCACTTGAAGAAGGATCTAAAACTCCACTTaacaaaaattaagtacaaaataaaaattatttaaattcatttatagGTTCGCCCTGGATTCTCAAGCAAAAACACTTTGATCAACCCCTTATAAGTTTACATGTTTCAACAttctaatcattaaaaaaaaataaagccaagACAGTAGCATCCATATTTTGAAAATCATGATCATACAACAGTAATTATTTGTTGATGCcgtctttattattattattattattattattattaattgggTCTGATACACGCCCCATCCAAGTGGACTTCATTTCTACGTGTATGATGTCAAAATGTCACCCAAAAATGCATCCCCGTCAAGAACGCAAAGCAACAACGTGATAAACAGCCCTCTCAACTCTTCAAGTCTTGACATCAATAATTTGCAGAGAGAACCTGCATCTGCATCTGCATCTGTTTGCTATATGAATCGCAAGACAATACTAATGACAATTCTCCATTGATGTTCCCCCCCATTACTATAGGACCTTCGACCATACCACATCGGTACAATTGACTAAAACAACCCAGCAGTCTAAATGGTTGGCATCTTCCTAtcttgcaaaaaagaaaagaaggataaagaaaaagaacactGATACATAAACATACAAGTTCAGTTCATACCAAGTGTCAGTTTAATAATACAATTTTCATCTGTATCCTCATTAacatctggttttttttttttcctttcttttccggTCTTCTATTCTGGATCATTCAACTGTCATGGGTTGAGCCATGCAACACCTGAAGCGAGCCTTGCGCACATTAGTCATGATCTCAGTTTGAGCATTCTCAAGCATCCTAACAATCTCGGTGAAGGGAGGACGCACTTCAGGGTTGGCGTCCCAGCAGCGGGTCATTATGTCACTCAGCACAGGCAGACATTCATATGGGATAATTGGCCTTACCCCCTTGTTCACCACAGCAAATGCAGCCTGCACAGCTGTCATGTTCTGGAAGGGAAGCGAACCTGTTATGAGCTCCCAGAGAACGATTCCAAAGCTATACACATCCACCTTTTGTGTATAAGGCCTATGCTGAATCATCTCTCTGCATGAATGggtaaattaaaaacataagcGAGTTGTTAAAAGCATAATCTCTAGTAATCAGCAAAAGCATGCAGATTCTTGAAAATGGCAATTCAGAAAAACTGATGTGTTTTGCAGTCAAGTGGCATTAAGAAGATCAAGTTTTATAGTAGTTATATAAACCAATTGATTTGCTAGAACATGCATCAAATTCCACTTACTCCTAACTAAATTCCTTTCTGAAAGAATATACCAATATTCATAGATAGAAACATTAACATTTCCCCACACATGCAGACTGTGATCATGTGAAACACGCAAGTTGGAGGTTTACATGGAGCAAGCATGGACGTATgccattcatataaaatatccaaagaaaaaaacatggccTTCAATATTACAATATTGGTCTACTAAGAAATGTTTCAtggttttcaataaaatattctaaaattggaaaaaaaaatacatttaaggTTAGAAATGAAATGGGGAAGGAGATGCAGGCAAGGAAATATGTTCAATATCGTACAAGCTTGCTTTCATGTCTGTTACAGATGTTATTTCCAATCTACAACCTTTTCCTCCTCTTCCTGTAGCATACACCATGACAACAACCATAATCATTGACATTACCGCATGAGGAAATAGAAGCAATGATTTTCCATTCTGTATTGAGAAAGGGCAACATGATTCCATTTAGTTCAAAAGATTTTTACTTAAAGTTTGGACAAACAAAACGGAAAAGGTGCTACTGAATGTGTAGAAATAATGCACCAAACTTTGCACAGCAATTATTTATTCATGcagcttcttccttttctttttcttcctttttttcaagaatgatttatttattaatacatttcaatattttttatatacaaatatttCGGTCAAGCATCTTCAGCCAATAAATCAGAATACTAAGAGTAGAAATTCACCAAAAGCAAATCTTGCATAAAAATACAATGCCTGCAATATGAAAGTAATTTTAAACCGAATCGATTGTTTTAAACAACATCAAAAGCACATACGAGTAGGAGAAAGAAGCAAATCAAGGGCAAGGCTTAAGATGACAGGTGAAAATTACAATTCCTTTTTGGGCACTTAGCCATTCTATCAATACCGCAACCGCATCTTAAAGACAAAACAATGCATGTTGTAGCACCTCAGTCTACAACACATCACATTTTTCATGACATGCAAGTTCCTGTGCCAAACATGAAAGATGGAGTAACTTTTTAAGGTACATTTCAGCCCTCACCAGAAGATATCAGTATATTGGCtggtaagaaaaaagaaagaaagaaagaaaacagaagcAACTGCCTCTCTTCCATCCTAATTTTAGAGTAGCATAGCACTGCAAACAACAATGCCACAGAAGttcaaaattttcaagaaaagcTTTCCAAATATTCGACCGAAGGTGTTCATGTCCAGTACTTGCCCTGCTATCATCAACTCCTACCAGAAGAAGTAGCTACCATTATTGCCATCCAATGGAATCAGGGTAAAAGGGAAACCTCCATGAAGAGGGAAGCTATGCACGCTATTGCCCACTCccttaaaaggaagaaaaggtaAGGATAAATAAGCATTTCCAAAAACTGATGAAAACCTCGACTTCCTAAAAATTTCTTTCTCAATCCCGATGCAGtgttttactttatttatgTGGCAACTCCAAACAATGGTGTGGATTACCAACATTCCTTAAAAACCTATATCCACTACCATTCATGCTCAGATATGCTAGTCATGCAATAAAAGGGAAGAAATCTATTGTAACAATACGCATTTATCAGAAATAGAACCCAGAAAATGGAACAATCACATGCCCACAACAGAAAATATGCATGCAATCATaaagtaaactaaaaaaataaattaaacctcAATGTATAAAAGGTGCAGACTTACGGAGCCATCCAGCGGTACGTCCCAGTTTCCGGTGTCATCCCTTCAGTCTGCACCTCAATCCGTGCAACACCAAAATCAGCaatttttatggatttatcTGCTGCAATTAAGAGGTTATCTGACTTCAAATCCCGGTGTATAAACCCAAGTCCATGAACATATGCCATTCCTCTCGCAACATCCAAAGCCTGCTGGACTGCTAATTTCAATGGCACTGCACGATTGTGCCTCCTAGTCAAAAACTGCCGAACTGACCCACCTTTTGCATATTCTGTGACGATACACCAAACCATTGGCTTCTGGCATGCACCAATAAACCGCACAATGTTCGGGTGCTTTAAATTTGCAAGCATCATAACTTCCTGCTGGAACTGCTGTTCCATCACTTGTGACTTTTCTAGGATATTCTCAGGCCTCTCTAATATCTTAATCGCAACATCCTCCCCATTATATGTCCCTCTGTATAACTTTCCAAAAGCACCTTGAGCAAAAGCTGTACCCATATTGAGTTTTCTCAAATCGATTGTCCAGTCATCATAATGCTGGAGTCCTTCGGTTGGATACCGATTATCCATCAATGCTTGCGCTAATGCATCGTCATTTAGGGCATGGGTAACTTTCCCTGGACGAAACACACTCGCGCCCACTGAGACATTGTAGTTACGGTGGTTGACAGGTTTCAAACCAGGATGGCTTAACATGTGCGTTAAAGAATCATTGGATCCAACACTACTGTTGTCCACTGACATCGAGACAGACCCACCAGCATGGCTTGTTTGTAAACTGTCGATGGACATGTTTGTACCATCACCAATTTCTTGGTAAAAACCTTGTGTGAAACCATAATAGTCGTTACCGTTGTTGTTACTTGGTGCCATTAGTCCAGTAAATTTTTTACCCTCCACCATTTTCCCAAACAATAATGAAGAAACTTGTCGAGAAAAATCAGGGACACACAATTCTTCTTATTGTAAACTCCTGAAACTTGTCGAGATAAATCCAGTGACACAATTCTTCTTAGCACAAACTCCTGCAAGTCATCTAATGTTACAGAGTCGCCGATACATGCACCCTAGAACCAAACACAAAAGCGAGCACATTCAGCTGTACCTTCCAAAATCTAGTGACAATTTATAGTCAGCAATGCACTGTTTTGGCAGCTCACGCATTTATTTACTAATGAAATGGTTGAAATAGTTGTTTATAATAGGTTACAGGAAATCAATACTAAGTGGGGTACGATATCCAAAATCTTTAATGCAGTTTGCACTTGCACCAAAGCACGATTAATAGGGAAAGAACACGACAGGACGTAAAAAGACAGACACCATTATAAGACTTGAAAGATTTGTAATGAAGATTAAGAAGCACAAAATGAAACAACTAGACAAGTAACGGCAAAATCGCTCTCTAATCACCATGGAATTAAAGACAAGCGAGGTGAGAAACAGGTAAATAGGGAAACCTATTTGCCCACGGATGGGGTTAAATAACAGTCCTAATGTGAGAGAACAAAAACAGAAACATTGTAAAGAGATAGATGATACCTCTGGAAGAACTAGTTAGGACATCTTAAACTGATTTGAAGCCACAGCACCCACAAAAAGTATGTTTCTTTCACTATCTGCCATCAAAACATAAGAAATCagtcaaacaaaaaaaggaCACAAGCTTTCCACATGAGACGACCCATCACACCCCCACCCTCAAAATGAATCAagacttggtttttttctcgGGAAACAAAAGGATCAAGAGAAAGATTAGAGCTTTGTATGTAGAAATGGGAAAAGAGGAGGAGGGTTAGACAGAAATTAGATCagctaattaaataaaaaataagacatcgtgaaaaaaaataaaaattaagaaaagaaaagggaaaggagATGAATTCTGTCAGCAATcctgttattaattaattaattaattctaaaaaaaaaaagcagtggAAGTAAGAGCTGTGTGGCTAGATAGAtacctagctagctagataGTAATTCTTCGACAACGAAAATGAAAGAGGAAATTAATTGATAGTTAATGATAAAAGCAATGCAGAGGAAGATGAAGAGGAAGAGGGCAAAACAGAACAGCGACCATAAACAGAGAGTCAGTCAGTCAGTCAGTCTTCGcttctcccctttttttttttttttttttttgtactttcaaGGCTTCTTcggttctctttcttttttcttttgtcttccTCTTAATTTGTCCATTGACACAATTGCCCTCTGTCTTTTTCAAATTTACGCCCAGAGccaacctatatatatatatatatatatatatatatatat
The Populus nigra chromosome 3, ddPopNigr1.1, whole genome shotgun sequence genome window above contains:
- the LOC133689598 gene encoding serine/threonine-protein kinase STY13, encoding MIGKMVEGPKFTGIIGGNTNNENNYYDFTQGFYQKLGEGTNMSIDSLQTSNAGGSVSMSVDNSSVGSSDSLTHILSHPGLKPVNHHNYSVSVGQSVFRPGKVTHALNDDALAQALMDPKYPTEGLQNYDEWTIDLRKLNMGTAFAQGAFGKLYRGTYNGEDVAIKILERPENSPEKAQLMEQQFQQEVMMLANLKHPNIVRFIGGCRKPMVWCIVTEYAKGGSVRQFLTRRQNRAVPLKLAVKQALDVARGMAYVHGLGFIHRDLKSDNLLISADKSIKIADFGVARIEVQTEGMTPETGTYRWMAPEMIQHRPYTQKVDVYSFGIVLWELITGLLPFQNMTAVQAAFAVVNKGVRPVIPNDCLPVLSDIMTRCWDTNPEVRPPFTEIVRMLENAETEIMTSVRKARFRCCMTQPMTVD
- the LOC133689688 gene encoding serine/threonine-protein kinase STY13-like, whose amino-acid sequence is MVEGKKFTGLMAPSNNNGNDYYGFTQGFYQEIGDGTNMSIDSLQTSHAGGSVSMSVDNSSVGSNDSLTHMLSHPGLKPVNHRNYNVSVGASVFRPGKVTHALNDDALAQALMDNRYPTEGLQHYDDWTIDLRKLNMGTAFAQGAFGKLYRGTYNGEDVAIKILERPENILEKSQVMEQQFQQEVMMLANLKHPNIVRFIGACQKPMVWCIVTEYAKGGSVRQFLTRRHNRAVPLKLAVQQALDVARGMAYVHGLGFIHRDLKSDNLLIAADKSIKIADFGVARIEVQTEGMTPETGTYRWMAPEMIQHRPYTQKVDVYSFGIVLWELITGSLPFQNMTAVQAAFAVVNKGVRPIIPYECLPVLSDIMTRCWDANPEVRPPFTEIVRMLENAQTEIMTNVRKARFRCCMAQPMTVE